A section of the Desulfatiglans sp. genome encodes:
- a CDS encoding PTS transporter subunit EIIA, with translation MKLRVKDAAELLKVSEKTIYRWIAQEKLPMHQVNGQYRFNRAELLEWATSNRVPISPKMMEEPEDAFIPSLEEALRSGGIHYRVEGRDKVSVLRSVVNILALPDGVDREFLFQVLLARESLGSTAVGDGIAIPHVRNPITLHVTKPLMALCFLETPIDFQAMDGKPVHTLFTIVSPTIKAHLNLLSKLSLGLRSPAFAGVIANTGSREDIFQEAGRLDATLGVDHSKEKNQVK, from the coding sequence ATGAAACTCAGGGTTAAAGACGCAGCAGAGCTGCTCAAGGTCTCGGAAAAGACCATATACCGGTGGATAGCACAGGAAAAGCTCCCTATGCACCAGGTAAACGGGCAGTACAGGTTTAACCGTGCAGAACTCCTTGAATGGGCCACCTCAAACCGTGTCCCTATTTCACCCAAGATGATGGAAGAGCCTGAGGATGCATTTATACCTTCTCTTGAAGAGGCATTAAGATCCGGCGGTATCCATTACCGGGTAGAGGGGAGAGACAAGGTCTCTGTATTAAGGAGCGTAGTCAACATACTCGCATTGCCCGATGGCGTTGACAGGGAGTTCCTGTTCCAGGTGCTTCTTGCAAGGGAATCATTGGGCTCAACTGCTGTAGGCGACGGGATAGCAATCCCCCATGTGCGTAACCCTATCACCCTTCATGTAACAAAACCCCTTATGGCCCTCTGTTTTCTTGAGACACCCATAGATTTCCAGGCAATGGATGGAAAGCCGGTTCATACACTCTTTACCATTGTAAGCCCTACTATCAAGGCACATCTGAATCTGCTCTCAAAACTCTCTTTAGGGTTGCGTTCACCCGCATTTGCCGGTGTAATAGCAAATACAGGTTCAAGGGAGGACATCTTCCAGGAGGCAGGCAGGCTTGATGCAACACTCGGGGTAGATCATTCAAAGGAAAAGAATCAGGTAAAATGA
- a CDS encoding CPBP family intramembrane metalloprotease produces MLTYHNPITDENIKVEGVIARKVQNGYGVKLKPASGFIPENPEKKEDKETIKNDAPGKPILRASTAISVFILFLAGQIIASIVITVFETIKYLAGGGAINQKNAFQGLISGIMPEIVLVSALGGAFALAAGANVRKSLRDNSLFGAAWVTGKPNAMFTSVFWGAGAALIYIIFSSFSVLLFSFESGQKGGLLTQVAAQSGAGQYIVIIVALFIAPLIEELLFRGIMIGGLNRSFGIWWGVIISNLLFITLHYSEAIYFWPAFIGIGLLSALATWKRLTQKAIGPAVAVHFGYNLIIVGLALISKITGSGV; encoded by the coding sequence GTGCTGACCTACCATAATCCCATTACTGACGAAAACATAAAAGTTGAGGGAGTCATCGCGAGAAAAGTGCAAAATGGATATGGAGTCAAATTAAAACCAGCATCCGGATTCATTCCGGAAAATCCAGAAAAGAAAGAGGATAAAGAAACCATTAAAAACGATGCACCTGGTAAGCCTATACTCCGTGCATCAACAGCCATATCAGTTTTCATTCTCTTTCTAGCGGGCCAGATAATTGCTTCAATAGTTATCACTGTATTTGAAACAATTAAATATCTTGCAGGTGGTGGCGCTATTAATCAGAAAAATGCATTTCAGGGATTGATCTCGGGTATAATGCCGGAAATTGTATTGGTATCAGCCCTTGGAGGAGCGTTTGCATTAGCCGCAGGGGCTAATGTCAGAAAATCGCTTCGGGACAATTCTCTCTTTGGCGCAGCCTGGGTTACTGGCAAGCCAAATGCCATGTTTACCTCTGTTTTTTGGGGGGCAGGTGCAGCATTGATTTATATTATTTTTTCATCATTTTCAGTACTTCTGTTTTCATTTGAGTCAGGGCAAAAAGGCGGCCTGCTCACTCAAGTGGCGGCCCAGTCAGGAGCCGGGCAATATATAGTTATTATAGTTGCACTCTTTATAGCACCATTGATTGAAGAGCTTCTGTTTCGCGGTATCATGATTGGTGGCCTGAACAGGTCTTTTGGAATCTGGTGGGGAGTCATTATATCAAATCTTTTATTTATTACACTTCACTACTCAGAAGCGATATACTTTTGGCCTGCATTTATCGGGATTGGCCTTTTATCTGCTCTGGCCACCTGGAAGAGATTGACTCAAAAGGCCATTGGACCTGCGGTAGCGGTTCATTTCGGTTATAACCTGATCATAGTAGGTCTTGCACTTATCTCAAAAATAACTGGCAGCGGAGTCTAA
- a CDS encoding autotransporter outer membrane beta-barrel domain-containing protein produces MKVFLDRAKKISFLFILLLTIMGRASGEEALPLDSTILWIGTSQDLHDDVFLSSYGYTFPPFDDSNNSAYIIRTTTPQTVVRFYTPGHSGPLGSWATATSEVRNMTPDQVWDHLALPQSVAPSHVSMMMLPSRDISPGTDNTGAWMIGGYTGAFTYTDGTFSRHLNGGGYQYFLLGPNKPDGMVATLTGSEYGVPSVVFESGNYTTSLILNQDGTSNQGREFSEDIPVFSYLYSAGRTNSSANIRNIAKALDKLNALPGAALYADLYQPLDILWIRGQNAELAAALEQINPEGYGAVVFSRLHSMADWLNAFQNRQNVFGSTEKDGVWRQWGSLDRHTVRLNSWKSAENRVIFGVDRMSSENWQIGGLIGYESSRTEWPFNGRADGKNLRLGFFTRHEPYEGLYVSLAGLAGIGRIESRRTITLLNEPLTAGVTPFGDLAFLPDSRVGQADFTAYDAAARVSLEYFAPLGHVHLTPRFLIDWMSSHAREFTETGAGALNLILNDLDGQALRFLADITCFFRPSYVSGKGLNPYLRAGVSRYRETGSSDFNARFFEGGEFTVERQAMNETTFTGGAGIFLKKGNWTISGQADGEWGDLESYGGRIDIQRRF; encoded by the coding sequence ATGAAGGTGTTCTTAGATAGAGCCAAAAAAATCTCATTCCTTTTTATCCTGTTGTTGACCATCATGGGCAGGGCATCCGGTGAGGAAGCACTGCCCCTCGATAGTACGATACTATGGATCGGAACAAGCCAGGATCTTCACGACGATGTCTTTCTTTCATCCTACGGTTATACGTTTCCTCCCTTTGATGACAGCAATAATTCTGCCTATATCATACGAACGACCACGCCCCAGACAGTGGTTCGCTTCTATACACCGGGACACAGCGGGCCTTTGGGCTCCTGGGCCACGGCCACATCGGAAGTCCGCAATATGACACCTGATCAGGTATGGGATCATCTCGCTCTCCCTCAGAGTGTTGCGCCTTCCCATGTCTCAATGATGATGCTTCCTTCTCGCGATATTTCACCTGGCACAGACAATACAGGCGCCTGGATGATTGGTGGTTATACTGGCGCTTTTACCTATACGGACGGCACCTTCAGCCGGCATTTGAATGGCGGGGGATATCAGTATTTTCTTCTGGGTCCCAATAAACCGGATGGAATGGTTGCCACTCTCACAGGGTCGGAATATGGAGTGCCTTCGGTTGTCTTTGAATCGGGCAATTACACGACTTCCCTGATTCTCAATCAGGATGGCACCAGTAACCAGGGACGTGAATTTAGTGAAGATATACCGGTCTTCTCCTACCTCTATTCTGCTGGCAGGACAAATTCATCCGCCAATATAAGAAATATCGCCAAAGCGCTTGATAAACTGAACGCATTGCCCGGCGCCGCACTGTATGCCGATCTATACCAGCCTCTTGATATCCTGTGGATTCGTGGACAGAACGCGGAACTGGCAGCAGCTCTCGAACAAATCAATCCTGAAGGCTATGGAGCTGTAGTGTTCTCACGCCTGCATTCTATGGCGGATTGGCTGAACGCGTTTCAAAACAGACAAAATGTATTCGGATCAACTGAAAAGGATGGTGTGTGGCGTCAGTGGGGTTCCCTGGACCGTCATACAGTGCGCCTGAACTCCTGGAAATCGGCTGAGAACCGGGTAATATTCGGGGTGGACCGAATGAGTTCTGAGAACTGGCAGATCGGCGGACTGATAGGCTACGAATCCTCCCGAACAGAATGGCCATTCAACGGTCGCGCTGATGGCAAAAACTTGCGGCTGGGATTTTTCACACGGCATGAACCTTATGAAGGATTATATGTCAGTCTGGCAGGACTGGCTGGCATCGGCCGAATTGAGAGCCGCCGGACTATTACATTGCTGAATGAACCGCTGACAGCTGGTGTTACACCATTTGGAGATCTTGCATTTCTACCGGATTCGAGGGTGGGGCAGGCGGATTTTACGGCCTACGATGCCGCCGCACGTGTTTCACTTGAATATTTTGCTCCCCTTGGCCATGTACATCTGACTCCCCGCTTCCTCATCGACTGGATGTCAAGTCATGCCCGGGAATTCACAGAAACCGGCGCGGGCGCTTTAAACCTTATCTTAAATGATCTGGATGGACAGGCATTGAGGTTTCTGGCGGACATCACCTGTTTCTTCCGGCCTTCGTACGTCTCCGGCAAAGGACTGAATCCATACCTGAGAGCAGGCGTATCGAGATACAGGGAAACAGGATCTTCGGATTTTAATGCGAGGTTTTTTGAGGGAGGAGAGTTCACGGTGGAGAGGCAAGCCATGAACGAAACCACATTTACGGGCGGAGCCGGAATATTCTTAAAAAAAGGCAACTGGACAATATCCGGTCAAGCCGATGGCGAATGGGGTGATCTTGAAAGCTACGGCGGTAGAATAGATATACAGCGCCGGTTCTGA